From Nicotiana tabacum cultivar K326 chromosome 22, ASM71507v2, whole genome shotgun sequence, one genomic window encodes:
- the LOC142176709 gene encoding uncharacterized protein LOC142176709, whose protein sequence is MDSTEWKNDHKCVVNSPRGSVFLESHDTSNSSTDGSKMYSLFRKTIDKIGKENVVQIVTDNASENVSAGRMMEAMYPHIYWTPCAAHCINLMFGDIFKENPYASVFTKAVRVYSYISQRPLLLNLMRKFTNERNLVRPAKTRFATAFLTLHSFYLQKKKLRKLVLSNEWKDNRYAKEVAGKETAKVLISPSFWNDVVRALKVGGPLIKVLRMVDGERKPPMGYLYEAMDRAKETIAASFEGDVRKYEKVFEIIDIRWENQLHRPLHAAGHLLNPGLFYKNTRDETLASEVWIGYHACLEKLVPNSATIDQIGEEFGRYSQAEGLFGLQAAIRARDIRSPGN, encoded by the exons atggACAGCACggaatggaaaaatgatcataaatgTGTTGTGAACTCTCCAAGAGGGAGTGTTTTTCTTGAATCTCACGATACTAGCAACTCTTCTACGGATGGAAGCAAAATGTACAGCTTGTTTAGAAAGACTATTGATAAAATTGGAAAGGAAAATGTTGTACAAATTGTTACAGATAATGCTAGTGAGAATGTTAGTGCGGGTAGGATGATGGAAGCTATGTATCCACACATTTATTGGACTCCATGTGCTGCCCATTGTATCAACTTGATGTTTGGTGACATATTCAAGGAAAACCCATATGCTTCAG TTTTCACTAAGGCCGTCAGGGTATATTCTTACATCAGTCAGAGGccgttgttgttgaatttgatgaGGAAATTCACAAATGAAAGAAATTTGGTGAGACCGGCCAAAACTAGATTTGCAACGGCTTTCTTAACTTTGCATAGTTTTTACttgcaaaagaaaaaattgagaAAGCTAGTTCTTTCAAATGAATGGAAAGATAATAGATATGCAAAGGAAGTTGCGGGAAAAGAAACTGCCAAAGTTCTTATTTCTCCATCATTCTGGAATGACGTCGTTCGGGCTCTTAAAGTTGGTGGTCCTTTGATTAAGGTACTTCGTATGGTGGATGGGGAGAGAAAACCACCAATGGGCTATCTTTATGAGGCTATGGATAGAGCCAAAGAGACTATTGCAGCGTCATTTGAGGGAGATGTTagaaaatatgagaaagtttttGAGATAATTGATATCAGGTGGGAGAATCAACTCCATCGACCTTTGCATGCAGCAGGCCATCTTCTGAACCCGGGATTATTTTACAAGAACACTAGAGATGAAACTTTGGCTTCAGAGGTGTGGATTGGATACCATGCATGTCTTGAGAAGTTGGTCCCTAATTCAGCGACGATAGATCAAATAGGGGAGGAGTTTGGTAGGTACTCACAAGCAGAGGGCCTATTTGGTTTACAAGCGGCCATTAGAGCCAGAGACATAAGGTCGCCAGGTAACTAA